The nucleotide window CTTGTATAATCATCTTTTGCATAAGATCCTTCGGATTTACAATCTCATTAACCAGTAAGTTCGCACGTAAATCCGAAATCGATAATCCGAACTTGCTTCTCGGTTCGTAATGacattttctttttgtttgttgTAGGAAAGGGAAGTTGCATAAACTACTTCTAGCCCTCAGTGTGTCTCTCTTTACTTCGGTTTGCCAATATTGTCTCCCGTTTTTAGCCCAATGCAAAGCTTGTGATCCCTCTTTTCCGGAGGTTTGTCCTACGAATGATCGGTCTGGGAACTTCAAGCAGTTCAACTGTCCGGATGGCTACTACAATGATCTAGCTACCCTTCTCTTAACAACGAATGACGATGCCGTTCGAAACATTTTCTCGAGCAACACTCCTTCTGAATTCCAATATACCTCAATCTTGATCTTTTTCGCACTTTATTGTATCTTGGGACTCATTACTTTCGGCATTGCAGTTCCTTCGGGTCTCTTCCTCCCTATCATCCTAATGGGCTCGGGTTACGGTCGACTTCTTAGTATGCTTTTAGGATCATATACGAACTTAGATCAAGGGCTTTATGCTGTCCTCGGTGCAGCCTCTTTGATGGCTGGCTCGATGAGAATGACCGTATCGGTTTGTGTGATCTTCCTTGAGCTTACGAATAACCTTCTTTTGTTACCGATAACAATGATAGTCCTTCTCATTGCGAAAACCGTCGGTGACAGTTTCAATCCTAGCATCTACGAGATTATACTTGAACTTAAAGGTCTTCCTTTCTTGGATGCAAATCCTGAACCGTGGATGAGAAATCTCACCGTTGGTGAACTCGCAAATGCCAAGTCACCTGCGGTCACTCTTTCCGGGGTCGAGAAAGTCTCTCGGATCGTTGATGTACTGAAAAACACTACGCATAACGCATTCCCCATTGTTGATCAAGATGTGCCGGTGCCAGGCACTGTGATCACTGGTGCAACAGAATTGCATGGACTGATCCTTAGAGCTCACTTGGTTCAAGCCTTGAAGAAAAAATGGTTCCTAGCCGAGAAACGACGAACCGATGATTGGGAAGTTCAGAAGAAATTCAACTGGGTCGAATTATCCGAAAGGGAACTAAAAATCGAACAGGTCGCCGTGGCACATGACGAAATGGAAATGTATATTGATTTGCATCCCCTCACCAACACGACACCTTACACAGTAGTAGAAAGCATGTCAGTGGCTAAAGCCATGGTTTTATTCAGGCAAGTCGGACTCCGGCATATGCTTATCGTGCCGAAATATCAAGGAGCAGGGGTGAGTTTACGTTTACCAACCTTATAAAAATCAGCTTATTGCGCCATTTTTGTAACAAATTTGCTATATGGTTCATATACAGGTGCCTGCTGTAGTTGGGATCTTGACAAGGCAAGACTTAAGGGCATACAACATTTTGACTGTGTTTCCTCATTTGGCAACCCACAAAGTGCAGcaaaaacataaataattaataaatgatattattatgaaacagaaaaaaattagtaatagCAGATTTTATGGAATTTGAGCCACACATCTCCATTTATTTTTGTTCACTTTTCTTCTCAGTTTTGTAGTATAATCTTTTTACACCGATGCAAGAAAATCATGCATTCTTTCATATTAAACTTGCATTCGTAAGCATCTCTCGTTTTAATATAATTGCTTgcttataacaaaaaaaaaaaaaaaaacctcggcctaatttaaaatatttcgggtcgagaccatttttttatggtagaaatatgaAGGAGATCTGAAAACTAATGCCCCCATCAAATTTATCACTCAAAATAACAACAATTAGCAGGAATTAA belongs to Gossypium arboreum isolate Shixiya-1 chromosome 7, ASM2569848v2, whole genome shotgun sequence and includes:
- the LOC108454641 gene encoding chloride channel protein CLC-b-like, whose amino-acid sequence is MEDDSNHFSKPETPNTMKAEAEVEERDPESNSSLSEPLLKRNRTLSSNPLALVGATVSHIESLDYEINENDLFKHDWRSRSKVQVLQYIFLKWTLAFLVGLLTGLIATLINLAIENIAGYKFLAIVGFIKEERYLSGLVFFTGVNFVLTLVAAVLCVCFAPTAAGPGIPEIKAYLNGVDTPDMFGATTLLVKIVGSIGAVSAGLDLGKEGPLVHIGSCIASLLGQGGPDNYRLKWRWLRYFNNDRDRRDIITAGCSSGVCAAFRSPVGGVLFALEEVATWWRSALLWRTFFSTAVVVVVLRTFIEICNSGNCGLFGTGGLIIFDVSDVKVSYQAMDIIPVIIIGIIGGLLGSLYNHLLHKILRIYNLINQKGKLHKLLLALSVSLFTSVCQYCLPFLAQCKACDPSFPEVCPTNDRSGNFKQFNCPDGYYNDLATLLLTTNDDAVRNIFSSNTPSEFQYTSILIFFALYCILGLITFGIAVPSGLFLPIILMGSGYGRLLSMLLGSYTNLDQGLYAVLGAASLMAGSMRMTVSVCVIFLELTNNLLLLPITMIVLLIAKTVGDSFNPSIYEIILELKGLPFLDANPEPWMRNLTVGELANAKSPAVTLSGVEKVSRIVDVLKNTTHNAFPIVDQDVPVPGTVITGATELHGLILRAHLVQALKKKWFLAEKRRTDDWEVQKKFNWVELSERELKIEQVAVAHDEMEMYIDLHPLTNTTPYTVVESMSVAKAMVLFRQVGLRHMLIVPKYQGAGVPAVVGILTRQDLRAYNILTVFPHLATHKVQQKHK